From a single Micromonospora carbonacea genomic region:
- a CDS encoding chorismate mutase, with the protein MGGGNGGPVPAGKAGNTGGGRGEPASSAAGPTRTGTDDSVAAERIVAIRERIDEIDSTLIALWQERAALSQEVGATRMASGGTRLVLSREREILERFRQALGADGTQLALLLLRAGRGPL; encoded by the coding sequence GTGGGCGGCGGCAACGGCGGCCCGGTCCCCGCCGGCAAGGCGGGCAACACGGGCGGCGGGCGGGGCGAGCCGGCGTCGTCGGCCGCCGGGCCGACCCGGACCGGCACCGACGACTCGGTGGCGGCGGAGCGGATCGTCGCCATCCGGGAGCGGATCGACGAGATCGACAGCACGTTGATCGCGCTGTGGCAGGAACGGGCCGCCCTGTCGCAGGAGGTCGGCGCGACCCGGATGGCCTCCGGGGGCACCCGGCTGGTGCTGTCGCGGGAACGCGAGATCCTGGAGCGGTTCCGGCAGGCACTGGGGGCTGACGGCACCCAGTTGGCCCTGCTGCTGCTCCGCGCCGGCCGCGGCCCGCTGTAG
- a CDS encoding ABC transporter ATP-binding protein encodes MTENILEVRDLVKHYPVTRGVVFKKTIGHVKAVDGVSLELKAGETLGVVGESGCGKSTLARVLMNLERPTAGSVNYKGQDISKLSGGALRRLRRQIQLVMQDPYTSLNPRMTVGDLIGEPFEIHPEVAPKGSRRDKVKELLDLVGLNPEHINRYPHQFSGGQRQRIGIARALALRPEIIICDEPVSALDVSIQAQVMNLLEKLQAELGLSYVFIAHDLSVVRHLSDRVAVMYLGKIVEIGTEDEIYERPTHPYTQALLSAVPVPDPTLRDQKAIIRLTGDVPSPVSPPSGCRFRTRCWKAQDVCAEQVPLLEIRSGSDHPSACHFAEKREIVASHEA; translated from the coding sequence GTGACTGAGAACATCCTCGAAGTCCGTGACCTGGTCAAGCACTACCCCGTCACCCGCGGCGTGGTGTTCAAGAAGACCATCGGGCACGTCAAGGCCGTCGACGGGGTGTCGCTGGAGCTCAAGGCCGGCGAGACGCTCGGCGTGGTCGGCGAGTCCGGCTGCGGCAAGTCCACGCTGGCCCGGGTGCTGATGAACCTGGAGCGGCCGACCGCCGGCAGCGTCAACTACAAGGGCCAGGACATCTCCAAGCTCTCCGGCGGCGCCCTGCGCCGGCTGCGCCGCCAGATCCAGCTGGTCATGCAGGACCCGTACACCTCGCTGAACCCGCGGATGACGGTCGGCGACCTGATCGGCGAGCCGTTCGAGATCCACCCCGAGGTGGCCCCGAAGGGCAGCCGGCGAGACAAGGTCAAGGAACTGCTCGACCTCGTCGGCCTGAACCCGGAGCACATCAACCGGTACCCGCACCAGTTCTCCGGCGGCCAGCGGCAGCGCATCGGCATCGCCCGGGCCCTCGCCCTGCGGCCGGAGATCATCATCTGCGACGAGCCGGTGTCGGCCCTGGACGTGTCCATCCAGGCCCAGGTGATGAACCTGCTGGAGAAGCTCCAGGCCGAGCTCGGCCTGTCGTACGTCTTCATCGCCCACGACCTGTCGGTGGTCCGGCACCTGTCGGACCGGGTCGCGGTCATGTACCTCGGCAAGATCGTCGAGATCGGCACCGAGGACGAGATCTACGAGCGCCCCACCCACCCGTACACGCAGGCGCTGCTGTCGGCGGTGCCGGTGCCGGACCCGACGCTGCGCGACCAGAAGGCGATCATCCGGCTCACCGGCGACGTGCCGTCGCCCGTCAGCCCGCCCTCGGGCTGCCGGTTCCGCACCCGGTGCTGGAAGGCGCAGGACGTCTGCGCCGAGCAGGTCCCGCTGCTGGAGATCCGCTCCGGCTCGGACCACCCGAGCGCCTGCCACTTCGCCGAGAAGCGCGAGATCGTGGCCAGTCACGAGGCGTGA
- a CDS encoding ABC transporter ATP-binding protein codes for MSEQSKPGAAGSGRPSGRLLEVEDLRVEFRTRDGVAKVINGVTYHVDAGETLAVLGESGSGKSVTAQTIMGILDTPPGFVTGGQVRFHGKDMLTMSAEERRRIRGEGIAMIFQDALSALNPVFTVGFQIAEQFRVRRGLSRADAKKRAIEMLDQVKIPNAKGRFSNYPHQFSGGMRQRAMIAMSLALDPEVLIADEPTTALDVTVQAQIMDLLAELQRERQMGMILITHDLGVVADVADRIAVMYAGRIVEEANVYDLYAKPAHPYTIGLIDSIPRMDERGQQLRTIKGLPPNLMNIPPGCPFNPRCPMAQPVCRETLPPLLQIGADRASACHFAEDLVNRD; via the coding sequence GTGTCCGAGCAGTCCAAGCCGGGTGCCGCCGGATCCGGCCGCCCCTCGGGTCGCCTCCTGGAGGTCGAGGACCTGCGGGTCGAGTTCCGCACCCGCGACGGCGTCGCCAAGGTCATCAACGGCGTCACCTATCACGTCGACGCGGGGGAGACCCTCGCCGTGCTCGGCGAGTCCGGCTCCGGCAAGAGCGTCACCGCGCAGACCATCATGGGCATCCTCGACACGCCGCCCGGCTTCGTCACCGGCGGCCAGGTGCGCTTCCACGGCAAGGACATGCTCACCATGTCCGCCGAGGAGCGCCGCCGCATCCGCGGCGAGGGCATCGCGATGATCTTCCAGGACGCGCTCTCCGCCCTGAACCCCGTCTTCACCGTCGGATTCCAGATCGCCGAGCAGTTCCGCGTCCGGCGCGGCCTCAGCCGCGCCGACGCCAAGAAGCGCGCGATCGAGATGCTCGACCAGGTCAAGATCCCGAACGCCAAGGGCCGGTTCAGCAACTACCCGCACCAGTTCTCCGGCGGCATGCGGCAGCGCGCGATGATCGCGATGTCGCTGGCGCTCGACCCCGAGGTGCTGATCGCCGACGAGCCCACCACCGCGCTCGACGTGACCGTGCAGGCCCAGATCATGGACCTGCTCGCCGAGCTCCAGCGCGAGCGGCAGATGGGCATGATCCTGATCACCCACGACCTCGGCGTGGTCGCCGACGTCGCGGACCGGATCGCGGTCATGTACGCGGGCCGGATCGTCGAGGAAGCCAACGTCTACGACCTGTACGCCAAGCCGGCGCACCCGTACACCATCGGTCTGATCGACTCGATCCCGCGGATGGACGAGCGGGGGCAGCAGCTCCGCACCATCAAGGGCCTGCCGCCGAACCTGATGAACATCCCGCCGGGCTGCCCGTTCAACCCGCGCTGCCCCATGGCGCAGCCGGTCTGCCGGGAGACGCTGCCGCCGCTGCTGCAGATCGGCGCCGACCGCGCCAGCGCCTGCCACTTCGCTGAGGATCTGGTGAACCGTGACTGA